The Pseudoalteromonas carrageenovora IAM 12662 DNA window TAGCTAAAGCCTGTATTGAATGTTTAAATGAGCAGTATTCAGAGCACGAGTTTGAACTAATAGATGCACTTGATTATCCGAATGAGCAACTTTTTAAGCCTCACTTTGCGTATGCACAAGGTAAGGCGCCTTCTATGCTCAACACCTTAGCCGACAAGATTAAAGCGGCTGATGGCTATGTTATAATTAGCCCTGAGTATAACCATAGTATGAGCCCAGCCCTGAGCGACTTACTTAATCACTTTGGTAGTTCACTCTTTTCGTACAAACCCAGTGCCATTGTTACTTATTCTGCTGGGCAATGGGGCGGATTAAGAGCTGCAATAAGTATGCGCACATTTTTATCTGAGCTTGGCTGCTTACCTGTATCTGCAATGATCCACGTACCAAAAGCACAAGAAGTTTTTAATGATGACGGCAGTGTACAAACTGGGCAAGAACAATCTTCGTGGTTTAATTATTTTCATCGTACTTTTTCACAGATGGTTTGGTGGGCAAAAGCTACAAAAGAGCATAGTCAAAATGTAGATCCTCATCAAATGTTAAAAAGCTTTAAAACAGATCCTTCTCAGCGAAATGCTCCTTAACGAAAACTTTTAAAATATAATTTATTTAGCCCTTAATTGGGCTAAATTTGTTTCTTTTATAGAAACTTGAAATTTATAAATGCTAGAATTAACATCTACTTATAAAAAAGGATGTTATATATTGAAATACCTTACTCTTTTAAGTGTATTAACACTTAGTGCCTGCAGCTCTGTACAACACTTACCGGCGCTTGGCGAAGGCACTACTGCTAATATGAATTTAATAGCTCTTTCGGAGCAGAGCGCGCCACAAGGTGTTAGCGGTACATTTAAGTTTTATATTAAAACTGCGGGCTCTCAGTATGGTGACGTATTTTTAAATACCGAAGCTGACTATCGTGATCGACGCTCTATTACCATTGCAATTGATTCAAAAGTAGCTAATAAACTCAAAGAAAAATACGGACAACCAGCCGACACATTTTTTATTGATAAAACAATTGAAGTGACAGGTGAAGCAAAGCGGGTAACTATCGACTTTTTAAGTAAAGGAAGAAAAACCAATAAATATTATTATCAAACACATGTTGATGTTAATTCAATAAATCAACTTCGCATTGTTGAGTAACATCAGCCAGCTTGTCGAAGCATCGGATTAATTACTAAGCTACTTATTGGCTAGGGGTATGTTTTACAGGGGTACTGTTTTTATATACAGTACCCCTGTAAATCTCAATGAATACTAAAATAACAAGCTTAATGTTAGTCGCGCTGTTCTTGGCTCTATTGGGTGAAAATGATTACCTTCAACGCCTTGTGCAGTCTCACCGGGTAAACGCGATGCATAATAGTAGTCAATATCATGGTCGGTACTGTTAAATAAGTTAAGTAATTCAAAGTCTACTTTCCAATGGGTTTGCTTATAGCTTATTGAGCTATTAACAACCGTTAAGGGGTCTGAGCGTTTACTTCCATCGTCGGTTAATGTGCGCTTGCCAATATGACGAACTCTAATTGATGACTGCCATTGTTGTGTTATATGCCAATTTAAGCCTGTACTGGCAACAACAGGTACAGCGCCTTCAATGTAATTATTATCACCATTTATATCTAAGCGAGAATGTGTAAACGAGGCTTCTAAATCGATACTAAATTTGTCGTTAATCCAGTAATAAGCACTCATTTCTAAGCCATAGCGTTTTGATGCATCACTTGGCTCTGTATTACCGGCATCACCTACAAACAAGAGCTCTGAGTCGAGTGTTAACCACCAAAGTGCAGCCGATAAATTAAACTTTTGCTCATCAGCAAATCGTAATCCAATTTCAGCGCCTTCACTTTTTACTAATAAATCTACTTGCTCTGTTTGCTCACCTGTAACAGGGTCAATATTAATTGTAGATCCACGCGCATCATTAGAATGAAAAGATTGCCCCCAATTAGCATATGCAGCTAGTAAATCAGTTAAGCGGTAATTTAAACTTCCTTTAAAGCTGACTAAATCATCGTTTGCTTTACCTGAGTTTGCACCAGTATTACTGGTAACGTTAGTATCAAAGTAGTCGTACCTCACACCAGCAGTGGCCTCTAATTTTGGGGTAAGTAAAAATTTAGACTCCCAAAAGCTTGAGTAGCTAGTTTGCTTTAGTTCATCTTGCCTTACAGTGCTAAGTCGCTTTCTTGCTTGCGTGTTATAAAGCCCTACGTTATCTATGTCGTCGTGTCGAAGCTCAATCCCTGCAGTGTGTTGCATGTTTATATCTGATGTTTTAGTTTCAAACTCATAGCTTATATTAGTGCCATAGATATTGCGGCTATCTTGCTGATTAAACTGATCACCATTAATTGGATCATTTAAAAAATAACTAAAATTAGAATACAGGTTTAAATCGTAATTAATTACATAAGCGCTGGCTTTTATATGATCTCCTTGCCAGTTACTCGATAAGCTATAACGGCTAGAGCTACCGCCAAGCGTAGTATCAAGTGAACCAAACTGAGATATTAAATTTTGCGAGACCGCACGCTGTGGAATTTGATCTGCTGAATTCCATGTATTGTCGTATGCCATAGCAGTTATTGAGAGATCACCATTAAAAGCTTTACCAACATAGCGAAGTAGGGCATTTTTTTTATTTACGTCTTCGTTTATATCATCCCACGGGCCGTCATAGCCTTGCCATTCTGCTGCTGCAATAATTTTGCCTTTTGTTAAGTTAGTAGAGCCAAGTACAACAGCACGTTTATAGTTGTCCTCTCCAATACTGAGTTCTATTTGTTGATGCTTTTGGTTATCAGCCAATTTAAACTGTGCGCTACCTGCGGCTGAAAAATCGCCTTGGCTTGCGCTATATGAGCCTTTTTGATAGTTAATTGTTGAAATAGACTCAGGAATTATAAAATTTAGGTCGGTATAGCCTTGGCCGTGTCCGTGGCTTCGCATATTAATGGGCATGCCATCTATGCTGGTTGAAAAGTCGGTACCGTGATCTAAATTAAAGCCTCTAATAAAATACTGATTAGCCTTACCTGAGCCACTGTGTTGAGTAACCGCCATACCCGGTATTAGCTCTAACATTTCGGCGCTTCTTAACATAGGGCGCTGCTCTATTTCTCCTTGGCCAATAATGCCGCTAGATGCGCTGATTGACTCACCAATTAACCCATCTCGGTGGCCATATACAGTTAGTTTTTCTATGTTTGCGTGTACATAGCCGCTATATAAAGTGCCTATAGTTAAAATTGCTAATGTTTTCATGCTTAAAGTCCCTATTTAATATGCTTACTATTCAGTGCTGTTAAATTAAATACGGCTAAGTAATTTTTTTGGATGCAACATTTGTTGTTTAATTGTAATTATTTAAACACATTCTCTGTTTTGTAATTTAAAAACTACATTGCAAGCTATTGTAATATCGTTATATAAAACTAATAATCAGCGTGTTAAAAAATTCTACACAAATCACTCAATTAGAGAGTCTGTATTGAAAGCCAAAGAAATTCGCAATTTTTACATTAACGAAGAGCAATCTGTTTATTTGCTTTCGCACCGCGATGCTAAAAAGCATCGTCAGTGGCTTAACATTTGTATTAAACAATTAACGCTGCTTGGTTATAAAAATGTAGAAATGATAGGCTCTGGTGCCTTTGGTTTTGTGTTCGCCGGTGATGACGATAATGGCTTACCTTGGGTTTTTAAGTTCTCGCGTATTACGCTTGCCCAAAGTGTGCGCGATCGCCTTGAAGACGAAGCGTATATGCTCTCACAAATTAACAATCCGCTTGTGCCAACCTTTTACGCGTTTGAGCGCATTAAAAAGCAAGGCATATTAATGATGGCACGCGCTATAGGCGAAGATCTTGAAAAAGTATCTTTAAAAAAAGGGCGTTTTAGTGCATCGCAAATAATGGCACTTGCTCTAAGGCTTCGTAATGTTTTAGTTGATTTACGTAGTCATAAAAATGGCATTAGCCCACAACCTATTGTACATGGTGATATTAAGCCTTCGAACCTTGTGTGGGATGAAAAAACCGATGCGCTTTCACTTGTTGATTGGGGAAGCTCTGTGTATGCGCAAGTTGATAGTAACAGTGAGCCTATTTCCAGTAACTTTATGGATTTAATGTCGGGAGATTTAAGCACGACTAATGCGCGTATGGGGGATGTGTACTTCATTGGCGAAGCACAAATGTCGGGGGAGCAATCATCCCCACGTTTTGATGAGCAAGGTGTGGCAGCAACCTTGTATGCGCTAGCGTCGGCACAATCATGTCGTTTTGGATCGCAAGCTATTCCTGCGAGTTCTTTAGGCTTACCTAAAGAGCTGGCTAAAGTGAT harbors:
- a CDS encoding TonB-dependent receptor, whose translation is MKTLAILTIGTLYSGYVHANIEKLTVYGHRDGLIGESISASSGIIGQGEIEQRPMLRSAEMLELIPGMAVTQHSGSGKANQYFIRGFNLDHGTDFSTSIDGMPINMRSHGHGQGYTDLNFIIPESISTINYQKGSYSASQGDFSAAGSAQFKLADNQKHQQIELSIGEDNYKRAVVLGSTNLTKGKIIAAAEWQGYDGPWDDINEDVNKKNALLRYVGKAFNGDLSITAMAYDNTWNSADQIPQRAVSQNLISQFGSLDTTLGGSSSRYSLSSNWQGDHIKASAYVINYDLNLYSNFSYFLNDPINGDQFNQQDSRNIYGTNISYEFETKTSDINMQHTAGIELRHDDIDNVGLYNTQARKRLSTVRQDELKQTSYSSFWESKFLLTPKLEATAGVRYDYFDTNVTSNTGANSGKANDDLVSFKGSLNYRLTDLLAAYANWGQSFHSNDARGSTINIDPVTGEQTEQVDLLVKSEGAEIGLRFADEQKFNLSAALWWLTLDSELLFVGDAGNTEPSDASKRYGLEMSAYYWINDKFSIDLEASFTHSRLDINGDNNYIEGAVPVVASTGLNWHITQQWQSSIRVRHIGKRTLTDDGSKRSDPLTVVNSSISYKQTHWKVDFELLNLFNSTDHDIDYYYASRLPGETAQGVEGNHFHPIEPRTARLTLSLLF
- a CDS encoding NADPH-dependent FMN reductase, translating into MKFLVFLGTVRDSTPPRPARLGERVAKACIECLNEQYSEHEFELIDALDYPNEQLFKPHFAYAQGKAPSMLNTLADKIKAADGYVIISPEYNHSMSPALSDLLNHFGSSLFSYKPSAIVTYSAGQWGGLRAAISMRTFLSELGCLPVSAMIHVPKAQEVFNDDGSVQTGQEQSSWFNYFHRTFSQMVWWAKATKEHSQNVDPHQMLKSFKTDPSQRNAP